The following are encoded together in the Bacillus sp. V2I10 genome:
- a CDS encoding cell wall hydrolase, which produces MAVVKSSNSDIDLMARLLRAEAEGEGVRGMQLVGNVGINRVRADCSDFKNIRTIPQMVYQAHAFEAVQHGYFYQRAREKEKRLARRSIAGERYWPAKFSLWYFRPPGDCPPTWYNQPHVARYKLHCFYQPRAGECDNIYNTF; this is translated from the coding sequence ATGGCAGTTGTAAAATCATCAAACTCAGATATTGATTTAATGGCCAGATTGCTTCGGGCTGAAGCGGAAGGCGAAGGAGTAAGGGGCATGCAGCTTGTAGGAAATGTAGGGATTAATCGGGTTAGAGCGGATTGCTCAGACTTTAAAAACATTCGTACCATCCCGCAAATGGTCTATCAAGCGCACGCTTTTGAGGCTGTTCAGCACGGTTATTTTTATCAAAGAGCAAGAGAAAAGGAAAAGAGGCTGGCGAGGCGGAGTATTGCCGGAGAAAGGTATTGGCCCGCAAAATTCAGCTTATGGTATTTCAGACCGCCAGGAGACTGCCCTCCTACTTGGTATAATCAGCCGCACGTCGCACGCTACAAACTGCATTGTTTTTATCAACCTAGAGCTGGTGAATGCGATAATATTTATAACACGTTTTAG
- a CDS encoding GNAT family N-acetyltransferase produces MYVKEFFVFDGDKPVKAVVRNYTEKDFDALIGIQQESFPPPFPSELWWNEEQLTNHITLFPEGALCIEINGEVSGSMTGLLVQFDPNHPVHTWEEITDNGYIRNHDPNGNTLYVVDIGVRPAYRKAGLGKWLMFSMYDVVVHMGLDRLLGGGRMPGYQQHSDKWTPEQYIDRVVEGNLKDPVISFLLRCGRTPVQIVPNYLEDEESCNYGTLMEWKNPFKK; encoded by the coding sequence TTGTATGTAAAAGAATTTTTTGTTTTTGATGGTGACAAGCCTGTTAAAGCAGTCGTTCGAAACTACACTGAAAAGGATTTTGATGCATTAATAGGCATTCAGCAGGAGAGCTTTCCTCCTCCGTTTCCGTCTGAGCTGTGGTGGAATGAAGAACAGCTGACAAATCATATCACGCTCTTTCCAGAGGGCGCACTTTGCATTGAAATAAATGGAGAAGTCTCGGGTTCCATGACGGGACTGCTTGTTCAGTTTGATCCAAATCACCCTGTGCATACATGGGAAGAGATCACAGACAATGGGTATATTCGCAATCATGATCCAAACGGAAATACTCTTTATGTAGTTGATATTGGTGTTCGTCCCGCCTACAGAAAGGCAGGACTTGGAAAATGGCTGATGTTTTCCATGTATGATGTGGTTGTACACATGGGATTGGATAGGCTGCTTGGCGGGGGAAGAATGCCTGGTTATCAGCAGCATTCAGATAAATGGACGCCAGAGCAATATATTGATCGTGTGGTAGAGGGAAATTTAAAAGATCCAGTTATCTCATTCTTGCTGCGCTGCGGAAGAACGCCTGTCCAAATTGTACCCAATTATTTAGAGGACGAGGAATCGTGCAATTACGGCACGTTAATGGAATGGAAAAATCCTTTTAAAAAATAA